Proteins from a genomic interval of Phlebotomus papatasi isolate M1 chromosome 3, Ppap_2.1, whole genome shotgun sequence:
- the LOC129805919 gene encoding uncharacterized protein LOC129805919 isoform X3, with protein MPPRRGRKRKATTDDADTPCTIVDTVETANVPEWFRRSNVNSLVKRKITTLFPGDSDLAENKEFQEKYLEYFYKLYTEKPTSRRHPDLRLSELHFRDPPMSREDIRHCFLNNIYMLECRVDMTKRNLYLKCEKHSYMNFMNKYESYRNAEAFPSFRRLSHRTMKYVNKYMSKFLRYLENLEEKDRLRDQGNSSTESSAEDATAKKSSAAPRSVKLRRLQEEKEKQKVLDESENRVLAGPKKRVRFLESDEEDSDELRESAVAALYNLDGMPPEFREECEKILRDADDATKSASKPGPSRIKSSAAPLSVKLQRVEQEQRRNLSAQQKKIGAESHPESEEASTEYDQAAVEALYNEVYNLGDSEILAELEEIDCQTPQKTVPLEMNKKKKSQPRSQAIDDEKENRTMDMSDSEDDFVFCNLPKKRKNLKNISNIAPPPKKKPPVTIKKPKAAPLSVKRHWEATNKDTQSANQSQNRSSARFDKDKTTQDLLESSNDSSDTESDTNQDEDNSSNIIVLVNLREEFKICFEDWGEYLFANFEQLMNTFVLQNLPEYDDDVEAISESFPPRTELVCVEDLSQRMSQLNNAQDPLYFTQ; from the exons ATGCCCCCCAGAAGAGGAAGGAAAAGGAAAGCTACTACAGATGATGCGGATACTCCGTGCACAATTGTAGACACAGTGGAAACAGCAAACGTTCCGGAGTGGTTCAGGAGATCCAATGTGAACAGTCTCGTCAAGAGGAAAATCACTACATTATTCCCTGGTGATTCCGACTTGGCTGAAAACAAAGAATTCCAGGAAAAGTACCTTGAGTACTTCTACAAGCTTTATACTGAGAAACCGACGTCCAGACGTCATCCAGATCTCCGCCTCTCCGAGTTGCATTTCAGAGATCCTCCAATGTCCCGGGAGGATATCAGACACTGTTTCCTGAACAACATTTATATGTTGGAATGTCGTGTGGACATGACCAAACGCAATCTGTACCTTAAATGCGAAAAACATTCCTACATGAATTTTATGAATAAGTATGAGAGCTATAGAAATGCAGAAGCTTTCCCGTCTTTCCGGAGGCTTTCCCATCGAACAATGAAGTATGTCAACAAGTACATGAGCAAATTTCTGAGGTACCTGGAAAATCTAGAAGAAAAGGATCGCCTTAGGGACCAAGGAAACTCTTCGACTGAAAGTTCAGCGGAAGATGCCACTGCCAAAAAGTCATCAGCTGCTCCCCGTTCAGTGAAATTGCGCAGGTTGCAGGAAGAAAAGGAGAAGCAGAAAGTCTTAGACGAGTCTGAAAATC GTGTCCTGGCGGGTCCTAAGAAGAGAGTAAGGTTTCTAGAGTCAGACGAAGAAGACTCTGATGAATTGCGTGAGTCCGCTGTTGCAGCACTTTACAATCTCGATGGCATGCCTCCAGAATTTCGGGAAGAGTGTGAAAAAATTCTGCGTGATGCCGATGATGCAACTAAGTCTGCATCTAAGCCTGGACCGAGTAGAATAAAGTCTTCAGCTGCTCCTCTTTCTGTTAAGCTTCAAAGGGTAGAACAGGAACAACGAAGAAACTTGAGTGCTCAGCAGAAGAAAa TAGGCGCTGAAAGTCATCCGGAAAGCGAAGAAGCTTCCACTGAGTACGATCAGGCGGCTGTAGAAGCTTTGTACAATGAAGTCTATAATCTAGGAGATTCAGAGATTCTTGCGGAGCTGGAAGAAATTGATTGTCAAACGCCACAGAAGACAGTTCCTCTAGAAatgaacaagaagaagaagtcTCAGCCTCGTTCTCAAGCCATTGatgatgaaaaagaaaataggaCGATGGATATGAGCGATTCAGAAG ATGACTTTGTTTTTTGCAATCTtccaaaaaagagaaagaatctcaaaaatatttctaatattgcTCCACCgcccaaaaaaaaacctccaGTGACTATTAAGAAGCCAAAAGCTGCTCCACTGAGTGTTAAAAGACATTGGGAGGCGACCAACAAGGATACTCAAAGCGCCAATCAATCACAGAATA GATCCTCTGCAAGGTTTGACAAAGACAAGACTACGCAGGACCTCTTGGAATCATCAAATGATTCCAGTGACACTGAAAGCGATACTAATCAAGACGAGGATAATTCGAGCAATATAATTGTTTTAGTGAATCTCCGTGAAGAATTTAAGATCTGTTTCGAAGATTGGGGTGAATATTTATTTGCAAACTTTGAACAATTGATGAACACCTTTGTATTGCAAAATCTTCCGGAATATGATGATGATGTGGAGGCAATTTCGGAAAGTTTTCCACCAAGAACTGAGCTAGTCTGTGTTGAGGATTTATCTCAGCGAATGAGTCAACTGAATAATGCTCAAGATCCACTTTATTTTACTCAATAA
- the LOC129805921 gene encoding RNA-splicing ligase RtcB homolog, with protein MVVRPYDEELKYIEKISPTCYRIKKGFQPNMNVEGCFYVNNALEKLMFEELRNACRPGQTGGFLPGVKQIANVAALPGIVGRSIGLPDIHSGYGFAIGNMAAFDMDDPNAIVSPGGVGFDINCGVRLLRTNLFEKDVKPVQERLAQSLFDHIPVGVGSKGIIPMNARDLEEALEMGMDWSLREGYVWAEDKEHCEEYGRMLNADPSKVSMRAKKRGLPQLGTLGAGNHYCEIQVVDEIFDASAASKMGVEETGQVCVMIHSGSRGFGHQVATDALVEMEKAMKRDKIETNDRQLACARINSPEGQNYLKAMAAAANFAWVNRSSMTFLTRQAFAKQFNTTPDDLDMHVIYDVSHNIAKMEEHIVDGKQKRLLVHRKGSTRAFPPHHPLIPVDYQLTGQPVLIGGTMGTCSYVLTGTEQGMQETFGSTCHGAGRALSRAKSRRNLDYVDVLNKLNEMGISIRVASPKLVMEEAPESYKNVTDVVNTCHAAGISKKCFKLRPIAVIKG; from the exons ATGGTAGTGCGTCCCTACGACGAGGAGCTCAAGTACATTGAGAAAATCTCCCCAACATGCTACCGGATCAAGAAGGGATTTCAGCCCAATATGAATGTCGAGGGATGCTTCTATGTCAACAATGCCCTGGAGAAGCTAATGTTTGAGGAATTGCGAAATGCTTGTCGTCCTGGGCAGACTGGTGGCTTCTTGCCGGGCGTCAAACAAATTGCCAATGTTGCAGCTCTTCCGGGAATTGTTGGGCGCTCCATTGGACTTCCGGATATTCATTCTGGCTATGGCTTTGCCATTGGGAATATGGCAGCTTTTGATATGGACGATCCCAATGCAATTGTGTCTCCTGGTGGAGTGGGATTTGACATAAATTGCGGAGTTCGTCTGCTGAGAACGAATCTTTTTGAGAAGGATGTGAAGCCAGTGCAAGAGAGATTGGCTCAGAGTCTCTTTGATCATATTCCTGTGGGTGTTGGCTCAAAGGGGATCATTCCGATGAATGCCAGGGACTTGGAAGAGGCTCTGGAGATGGGAATGGATTGGTCACTGAGGGAAGGGTATGTTTGGGCTGAAGACAAGGAACACTGTGAGGAATATGGTCGAATGCTCAATGCTGATCCCTCGAAGGTCAGTATGAGGGCCAAGAAGCGAGGTCTTCCACAGCTGGGAACACTCGGAGCTGGGAATCACTACTGCGAGATTCAGGTTGTGGATGAGATCTTTGATGCTTCGGCAGCCAGTAAAATGGGCGTGGAAGAAACTGGTCAAGTATGCGTGATGATTCACTCAGGAAGTCGAGGTTTTGGCCATCAAGTGGCAACTGATGCCCTCGTGGAGATGGAAAAGGCTATGAAACGGGACAAGATTGAGACGAATGACCGGCAGCTGGCCTGTGCTCGGATCAACAGCCCAGAAGGTCAGAACTACCTCAAAGCCATGGCTGCTGCGGCAAATTTTGCCTGGGTCAATCGCAGTTCCATGACTTTCCTCACTCGTCAGGCCTTTGCCAAACAATTCAATACAACTCCCGATGATCTGGACATGCACGTCATCTACGATGTCTCTCACAATATCGCCAAGATGGAGGAGCACATCGTGGATGGGAAGCAGAAGCGTTTGCTGGTGCACAGAAAAGGCTCTACCAGGGCTTTTCCACCCCATCATCCCTTAATTCCCGTTGACTACCAGCTCACTGGACAACCTGTTCTCATTGGCGGCACAATGGGCACTTGCAGCTACGTCCTGACCGGCACGGAGCAAGGAATGCAGGAAACTTTCGGATCTACTTGTCACGGAGCA GGGCGAGCTCTATCGCGTGCCAAATCAAGAAGGAATCTCGACTACGTCGATGTCCTCAATAAACTCAATGaaatgggaatttccatccgtgTGGCCTCTCCAAAGTTAGTCATGGAAGAGGCTCCGGAGTCCTACAAGAATGTCACGGATGTCGTTAACACTTGCCATGCTGCTGGGATCAGCAAAAAGTGCTTCAAACTTCGTCCAATCGCCGTGATCAAGGGTTGA
- the LOC129805919 gene encoding uncharacterized protein LOC129805919 isoform X1 — MPPRRGRKRKATTDDADTPCTIVDTVETANVPEWFRRSNVNSLVKRKITTLFPGDSDLAENKEFQEKYLEYFYKLYTEKPTSRRHPDLRLSELHFRDPPMSREDIRHCFLNNIYMLECRVDMTKRNLYLKCEKHSYMNFMNKYESYRNAEAFPSFRRLSHRTMKYVNKYMSKFLRYLENLEEKDRLRDQGNSSTESSAEDATAKKSSAAPRSVKLRRLQEEKEKQKVLDESENRVLAGPKKRVRFLESDEEDSDELRESAVAALYNLDGMPPEFREECEKILRDADDATKSASKPGPSRIKSSAAPLSVKLQRVEQEQRRNLSAQQKKIGAESHPESEEASTEYDQAAVEALYNEVYNLGDSEILAELEEIDCQTPQKTVPLEMNKKKKSQPRSQAIDDEKENRTMDMSDSEDDFVFCNLPKKRKNLKNISNIAPPPKKKPPVTIKKPKAAPLSVKRHWEATNKDTQSANQSQNILSQKSNSSENNDNDGNNNSVSMDISCISDDGFHLNLHTARENNEDLLGSIPLTGQGLSQEVPECFISSTPNFRPDILTVRLNDDRLLNSVRIHRDIRSYVDGGMDRIEENSLNESDTSAPSSCDREPIEISGSSARFDKDKTTQDLLESSNDSSDTESDTNQDEDNSSNIIVLVNLREEFKICFEDWGEYLFANFEQLMNTFVLQNLPEYDDDVEAISESFPPRTELVCVEDLSQRMSQLNNAQDPLYFTQ, encoded by the exons ATGCCCCCCAGAAGAGGAAGGAAAAGGAAAGCTACTACAGATGATGCGGATACTCCGTGCACAATTGTAGACACAGTGGAAACAGCAAACGTTCCGGAGTGGTTCAGGAGATCCAATGTGAACAGTCTCGTCAAGAGGAAAATCACTACATTATTCCCTGGTGATTCCGACTTGGCTGAAAACAAAGAATTCCAGGAAAAGTACCTTGAGTACTTCTACAAGCTTTATACTGAGAAACCGACGTCCAGACGTCATCCAGATCTCCGCCTCTCCGAGTTGCATTTCAGAGATCCTCCAATGTCCCGGGAGGATATCAGACACTGTTTCCTGAACAACATTTATATGTTGGAATGTCGTGTGGACATGACCAAACGCAATCTGTACCTTAAATGCGAAAAACATTCCTACATGAATTTTATGAATAAGTATGAGAGCTATAGAAATGCAGAAGCTTTCCCGTCTTTCCGGAGGCTTTCCCATCGAACAATGAAGTATGTCAACAAGTACATGAGCAAATTTCTGAGGTACCTGGAAAATCTAGAAGAAAAGGATCGCCTTAGGGACCAAGGAAACTCTTCGACTGAAAGTTCAGCGGAAGATGCCACTGCCAAAAAGTCATCAGCTGCTCCCCGTTCAGTGAAATTGCGCAGGTTGCAGGAAGAAAAGGAGAAGCAGAAAGTCTTAGACGAGTCTGAAAATC GTGTCCTGGCGGGTCCTAAGAAGAGAGTAAGGTTTCTAGAGTCAGACGAAGAAGACTCTGATGAATTGCGTGAGTCCGCTGTTGCAGCACTTTACAATCTCGATGGCATGCCTCCAGAATTTCGGGAAGAGTGTGAAAAAATTCTGCGTGATGCCGATGATGCAACTAAGTCTGCATCTAAGCCTGGACCGAGTAGAATAAAGTCTTCAGCTGCTCCTCTTTCTGTTAAGCTTCAAAGGGTAGAACAGGAACAACGAAGAAACTTGAGTGCTCAGCAGAAGAAAa TAGGCGCTGAAAGTCATCCGGAAAGCGAAGAAGCTTCCACTGAGTACGATCAGGCGGCTGTAGAAGCTTTGTACAATGAAGTCTATAATCTAGGAGATTCAGAGATTCTTGCGGAGCTGGAAGAAATTGATTGTCAAACGCCACAGAAGACAGTTCCTCTAGAAatgaacaagaagaagaagtcTCAGCCTCGTTCTCAAGCCATTGatgatgaaaaagaaaataggaCGATGGATATGAGCGATTCAGAAG ATGACTTTGTTTTTTGCAATCTtccaaaaaagagaaagaatctcaaaaatatttctaatattgcTCCACCgcccaaaaaaaaacctccaGTGACTATTAAGAAGCCAAAAGCTGCTCCACTGAGTGTTAAAAGACATTGGGAGGCGACCAACAAGGATACTCAAAGCGCCAATCAATCACAGAATA tTTTGTCGCAGAAGTCCAATTCGAGCGAAAATAATGATAACGATGGGAATAATAATTCAGTATCGATGGATATTTCCTGCATTAGTGACGATGGTTTTCACTTAAATTTACACACTGCCAGGGAAAACAACGAAGATTTGCTGGGATCTATTCCTCTTACAGGACAAG GTCTGTCACAAGAAGTTCCGGAATGTTTTATCTCTAGTACACCGAATTTTCGACCGGACATTCTTACTGTCCGATTGAATGATGATCGTCTCCTCAATAGTGTTCGCATTCATCGTGACATCAGAAGCTACGTTGATGGTGGAATGGATCGCATAGAAGAGAACTCACTGAATGAGAGTGACACAAGTGCGCCATCCAGCTGTGATAGGGAACCAATCGAGATATCAG GATCCTCTGCAAGGTTTGACAAAGACAAGACTACGCAGGACCTCTTGGAATCATCAAATGATTCCAGTGACACTGAAAGCGATACTAATCAAGACGAGGATAATTCGAGCAATATAATTGTTTTAGTGAATCTCCGTGAAGAATTTAAGATCTGTTTCGAAGATTGGGGTGAATATTTATTTGCAAACTTTGAACAATTGATGAACACCTTTGTATTGCAAAATCTTCCGGAATATGATGATGATGTGGAGGCAATTTCGGAAAGTTTTCCACCAAGAACTGAGCTAGTCTGTGTTGAGGATTTATCTCAGCGAATGAGTCAACTGAATAATGCTCAAGATCCACTTTATTTTACTCAATAA
- the LOC129805919 gene encoding uncharacterized protein LOC129805919 isoform X2, translating into MPPRRGRKRKATTDDADTPCTIVDTVETANVPEWFRRSNVNSLVKRKITTLFPGDSDLAENKEFQEKYLEYFYKLYTEKPTSRRHPDLRLSELHFRDPPMSREDIRHCFLNNIYMLECRVDMTKRNLYLKCEKHSYMNFMNKYESYRNAEAFPSFRRLSHRTMKYVNKYMSKFLRYLENLEEKDRLRDQGNSSTESSAEDATAKKSSAAPRSVKLRRLQEEKEKQKVLDESENRVLAGPKKRVRFLESDEEDSDELRESAVAALYNLDGMPPEFREECEKILRDADDATKSASKPGPSRIKSSAAPLSVKLQRVEQEQRRNLSAQQKKSAESHPESEEASTEYDQAAVEALYNEVYNLGDSEILAELEEIDCQTPQKTVPLEMNKKKKSQPRSQAIDDEKENRTMDMSDSEDDFVFCNLPKKRKNLKNISNIAPPPKKKPPVTIKKPKAAPLSVKRHWEATNKDTQSANQSQNILSQKSNSSENNDNDGNNNSVSMDISCISDDGFHLNLHTARENNEDLLGSIPLTGQGLSQEVPECFISSTPNFRPDILTVRLNDDRLLNSVRIHRDIRSYVDGGMDRIEENSLNESDTSAPSSCDREPIEISGSSARFDKDKTTQDLLESSNDSSDTESDTNQDEDNSSNIIVLVNLREEFKICFEDWGEYLFANFEQLMNTFVLQNLPEYDDDVEAISESFPPRTELVCVEDLSQRMSQLNNAQDPLYFTQ; encoded by the exons ATGCCCCCCAGAAGAGGAAGGAAAAGGAAAGCTACTACAGATGATGCGGATACTCCGTGCACAATTGTAGACACAGTGGAAACAGCAAACGTTCCGGAGTGGTTCAGGAGATCCAATGTGAACAGTCTCGTCAAGAGGAAAATCACTACATTATTCCCTGGTGATTCCGACTTGGCTGAAAACAAAGAATTCCAGGAAAAGTACCTTGAGTACTTCTACAAGCTTTATACTGAGAAACCGACGTCCAGACGTCATCCAGATCTCCGCCTCTCCGAGTTGCATTTCAGAGATCCTCCAATGTCCCGGGAGGATATCAGACACTGTTTCCTGAACAACATTTATATGTTGGAATGTCGTGTGGACATGACCAAACGCAATCTGTACCTTAAATGCGAAAAACATTCCTACATGAATTTTATGAATAAGTATGAGAGCTATAGAAATGCAGAAGCTTTCCCGTCTTTCCGGAGGCTTTCCCATCGAACAATGAAGTATGTCAACAAGTACATGAGCAAATTTCTGAGGTACCTGGAAAATCTAGAAGAAAAGGATCGCCTTAGGGACCAAGGAAACTCTTCGACTGAAAGTTCAGCGGAAGATGCCACTGCCAAAAAGTCATCAGCTGCTCCCCGTTCAGTGAAATTGCGCAGGTTGCAGGAAGAAAAGGAGAAGCAGAAAGTCTTAGACGAGTCTGAAAATC GTGTCCTGGCGGGTCCTAAGAAGAGAGTAAGGTTTCTAGAGTCAGACGAAGAAGACTCTGATGAATTGCGTGAGTCCGCTGTTGCAGCACTTTACAATCTCGATGGCATGCCTCCAGAATTTCGGGAAGAGTGTGAAAAAATTCTGCGTGATGCCGATGATGCAACTAAGTCTGCATCTAAGCCTGGACCGAGTAGAATAAAGTCTTCAGCTGCTCCTCTTTCTGTTAAGCTTCAAAGGGTAGAACAGGAACAACGAAGAAACTTGAGTGCTCAGCAGAAGAAAa GCGCTGAAAGTCATCCGGAAAGCGAAGAAGCTTCCACTGAGTACGATCAGGCGGCTGTAGAAGCTTTGTACAATGAAGTCTATAATCTAGGAGATTCAGAGATTCTTGCGGAGCTGGAAGAAATTGATTGTCAAACGCCACAGAAGACAGTTCCTCTAGAAatgaacaagaagaagaagtcTCAGCCTCGTTCTCAAGCCATTGatgatgaaaaagaaaataggaCGATGGATATGAGCGATTCAGAAG ATGACTTTGTTTTTTGCAATCTtccaaaaaagagaaagaatctcaaaaatatttctaatattgcTCCACCgcccaaaaaaaaacctccaGTGACTATTAAGAAGCCAAAAGCTGCTCCACTGAGTGTTAAAAGACATTGGGAGGCGACCAACAAGGATACTCAAAGCGCCAATCAATCACAGAATA tTTTGTCGCAGAAGTCCAATTCGAGCGAAAATAATGATAACGATGGGAATAATAATTCAGTATCGATGGATATTTCCTGCATTAGTGACGATGGTTTTCACTTAAATTTACACACTGCCAGGGAAAACAACGAAGATTTGCTGGGATCTATTCCTCTTACAGGACAAG GTCTGTCACAAGAAGTTCCGGAATGTTTTATCTCTAGTACACCGAATTTTCGACCGGACATTCTTACTGTCCGATTGAATGATGATCGTCTCCTCAATAGTGTTCGCATTCATCGTGACATCAGAAGCTACGTTGATGGTGGAATGGATCGCATAGAAGAGAACTCACTGAATGAGAGTGACACAAGTGCGCCATCCAGCTGTGATAGGGAACCAATCGAGATATCAG GATCCTCTGCAAGGTTTGACAAAGACAAGACTACGCAGGACCTCTTGGAATCATCAAATGATTCCAGTGACACTGAAAGCGATACTAATCAAGACGAGGATAATTCGAGCAATATAATTGTTTTAGTGAATCTCCGTGAAGAATTTAAGATCTGTTTCGAAGATTGGGGTGAATATTTATTTGCAAACTTTGAACAATTGATGAACACCTTTGTATTGCAAAATCTTCCGGAATATGATGATGATGTGGAGGCAATTTCGGAAAGTTTTCCACCAAGAACTGAGCTAGTCTGTGTTGAGGATTTATCTCAGCGAATGAGTCAACTGAATAATGCTCAAGATCCACTTTATTTTACTCAATAA